The following are encoded in a window of Perca flavescens isolate YP-PL-M2 chromosome 24, PFLA_1.0, whole genome shotgun sequence genomic DNA:
- the LOC114550711 gene encoding gastrula zinc finger protein XlCGF57.1-like isoform X1 gives MDRRRKPKLRGEAIPSDVQKVIVGEEHQQEWSSSLDQEDTKPPHINEEQEELRISHDKEQLQGPEEADITKFFVPMKSEDEEENSRFSQLHQRQTEQMKTESEDSGGSEPARNSDPDTHLHPAIDDKTGDSCESKTYDSNDCKETREPQSGLKSLNNVEVPVSDLRCSTGEQSGHLKRQMRSHTGKKPFSCSVCKKAFTVSGSLQTHMRIHTGEKPFSCSVCKMAFTVSGHLHRHMRIHTGEKPFSCSFCNKAFIQGDNLQKHMRVHTGEKPFSCSICKKAFTQSGNLQKHMKIHTGEKPFSCSVCKKAFAASGCLHRHMRIHTGEKPFSCSVCKKAFAVSGSLQKHMRIHTGEKPFSCSVCKKAFTESGHLQTHMRTHTGEKPFSCSVCKKAFTESGHLQNHMRIHTGEKPFSCSVCKKAFTESGSLQKHMRIHTGEKPFSCSVCKKAFTERGSLRIHTRIHTGEKRFSCSVCKKAYTDSGSLRKHMRTLTHVRNHLAV, from the exons ATGGACCGACGCCGGAAACCGAAGCTGCGAGGAGAAG ctATACCTTCAGATGTCCAGAAAGTGATTGTTGGTGAAGAACATCAGCAGGAGTGGAGCTCCAGTCTGGACCAGGAGGACACAAAACCCCCACACATTAacgaggaacaggaggaactccGGATTAGTCATGACaaagagcagcttcaagggcccGAGGAGGCAGATATCACTAAGTTCTTTGTTCCaatgaagagtgaagatgaagaagagaaCTCTCGGTTCTCACAACTTCATCAAAGACAAACTGAACAGATGAAAACAGAATCTGAGGACAGTGGAGGatcagaaccagccaggaactcagaTCCAGATACACATTTACATCCAGCTATTGATGACAAGACTGGAGACTCTTGTGAATCTAAGACTTATGACAGTAATGACTGTAAGGAAACCAGAGAACCCCAGTCAGGTTTAAAGTCTCTGAATAATGTTGAAGTCCCTGTCAGTGATCTGAGATGTAGTACTGGTGAGCAAAGTGGACATCTGAAGAGACAAATGAGATCTCATACAGGaaagaaaccatttagctgctcagtgTGTAAGAAAGCGTTTACAGTGAGTGGAAGTTTACAaacacacatgagaatccacacaggagagaaaccgtttagctgctcagtctgtaagatgGCTTTTACAGTGAGTGGACATTTACAtagacacatgagaatccacacaggagagaagccatttAGCTGCTCCTTCTGTAACAAAGCTTTTATACAGGGTGAcaatttacagaaacacatgagagtccacacaggagaaaaaccatttagctgctccatctgtaagaaagcttttacacagagtggaaatttacagaaacacatgaaaatacacacaggagaaaaaccatttagctgctccgTCTGTAAGAAAGCATTTGCAGCGAGTGGATGTTTACAtagacacatgagaatccacacaggagaaaaaccatttagctgctccgTCTGTAAAAAAGCTTTTGCAGTAAGTGGAagtttacagaaacacatgagaatccacacaggagagaagccatttAGCTGCTCCGTCTGTAAGAAAGCTTTCACTGAGAGTGGACATTTACAGACGCACATGAGaacccacacaggagagaaaccatttagttgctcagtctgtaagaaagcttttacaGAGAGTGGACATTTACAGAatcacatgagaatccacacaggagaaaaaccatttagctgctcagtctgtaagaaagcttttacagagagtggaagtttacagaaacacatgagaatccacacaggagagaaaccatttagttGCTCCGTCTGTAAAAAAGCTTTTACGGAGCGTGGAAGTTTACGGATACACacgagaatccacacaggagaaaaacgaTTTAgttgctcagtctgtaagaaagcttACACAGACAGTGGAAGTTTACGTAAACACATGAGAACCCTAACGCATGttagaaaccatttagctgtgTGA
- the LOC114550711 gene encoding zinc finger protein 501-like isoform X2 encodes MKSEDEEENSRFSQLHQRQTEQMKTESEDSGGSEPARNSDPDTHLHPAIDDKTGDSCESKTYDSNDCKETREPQSGLKSLNNVEVPVSDLRCSTGEQSGHLKRQMRSHTGKKPFSCSVCKKAFTVSGSLQTHMRIHTGEKPFSCSVCKMAFTVSGHLHRHMRIHTGEKPFSCSFCNKAFIQGDNLQKHMRVHTGEKPFSCSICKKAFTQSGNLQKHMKIHTGEKPFSCSVCKKAFAASGCLHRHMRIHTGEKPFSCSVCKKAFAVSGSLQKHMRIHTGEKPFSCSVCKKAFTESGHLQTHMRTHTGEKPFSCSVCKKAFTESGHLQNHMRIHTGEKPFSCSVCKKAFTESGSLQKHMRIHTGEKPFSCSVCKKAFTERGSLRIHTRIHTGEKRFSCSVCKKAYTDSGSLRKHMRTLTHVRNHLAV; translated from the coding sequence atgaagagtgaagatgaagaagagaaCTCTCGGTTCTCACAACTTCATCAAAGACAAACTGAACAGATGAAAACAGAATCTGAGGACAGTGGAGGatcagaaccagccaggaactcagaTCCAGATACACATTTACATCCAGCTATTGATGACAAGACTGGAGACTCTTGTGAATCTAAGACTTATGACAGTAATGACTGTAAGGAAACCAGAGAACCCCAGTCAGGTTTAAAGTCTCTGAATAATGTTGAAGTCCCTGTCAGTGATCTGAGATGTAGTACTGGTGAGCAAAGTGGACATCTGAAGAGACAAATGAGATCTCATACAGGaaagaaaccatttagctgctcagtgTGTAAGAAAGCGTTTACAGTGAGTGGAAGTTTACAaacacacatgagaatccacacaggagagaaaccgtttagctgctcagtctgtaagatgGCTTTTACAGTGAGTGGACATTTACAtagacacatgagaatccacacaggagagaagccatttAGCTGCTCCTTCTGTAACAAAGCTTTTATACAGGGTGAcaatttacagaaacacatgagagtccacacaggagaaaaaccatttagctgctccatctgtaagaaagcttttacacagagtggaaatttacagaaacacatgaaaatacacacaggagaaaaaccatttagctgctccgTCTGTAAGAAAGCATTTGCAGCGAGTGGATGTTTACAtagacacatgagaatccacacaggagaaaaaccatttagctgctccgTCTGTAAAAAAGCTTTTGCAGTAAGTGGAagtttacagaaacacatgagaatccacacaggagagaagccatttAGCTGCTCCGTCTGTAAGAAAGCTTTCACTGAGAGTGGACATTTACAGACGCACATGAGaacccacacaggagagaaaccatttagttgctcagtctgtaagaaagcttttacaGAGAGTGGACATTTACAGAatcacatgagaatccacacaggagaaaaaccatttagctgctcagtctgtaagaaagcttttacagagagtggaagtttacagaaacacatgagaatccacacaggagagaaaccatttagttGCTCCGTCTGTAAAAAAGCTTTTACGGAGCGTGGAAGTTTACGGATACACacgagaatccacacaggagaaaaacgaTTTAgttgctcagtctgtaagaaagcttACACAGACAGTGGAAGTTTACGTAAACACATGAGAACCCTAACGCATGttagaaaccatttagctgtgTGA